One part of the Heptranchias perlo isolate sHepPer1 chromosome 10, sHepPer1.hap1, whole genome shotgun sequence genome encodes these proteins:
- the LOC137326089 gene encoding EEF1A lysine methyltransferase 3-like, whose amino-acid sequence MRQARTNGTPIDPARNQASGQYLPVDQKGIIRNQGSLRGSLGKKTRVQRQENSGNPDPKVEWLLPNPCICEKHFEFCGHALNISRFFGVNLGFSASIWEAALVLCQYFEHEKINFSERKVIELGSGTGIVGILAVLLGGDVTMTDQENALNQIEHNVSTNIPSASRHRSKVCALSWGKDHRKFPTDYDFILGSDIVYTSSTYPALLETLLYLANESTIIYLCSKLRKENQSTTFHEEVLPQHFSCQLVHKVEDKNINVYKIRKLSATTRVDLLM is encoded by the exons ATGAG ACAGGCTCGCACAAATGGAACTCCAATTGATCCAGCCAGGAATCAGGCATCTGGTCAGTATCTCCCCGTGGATCAGAAAGGAATCATCCGAAATCAGGGGAGTTTGAGGGGAAGCTTGGGGAAGAAGACGAGAGTCCAGAGGCAGGAAAATTCTGGCAACCCTGACCCCAAGGTTGAATGGCTCCTTCCGAACCCTTGCATATGCGAGAAGCACTTCGAATTCTGCGGACACGCTCTAAACATCTCTCGATTCTTCGGTGTTAATCTGGGATTCTCTGCTTCTATCTGGGAAGCT GCTCTTGTTCTTTGCCAATACTTTGAACACGAGAAGATCAATTTTTCTGAGAGGAAGGTGATTGAACTGGGGTCTGGCACTGGAATTGTGGGGATTCTAGCTGTCCTGCTGG GTGGGGATGTTACCATGACAGACCAAGAGAACGCATTGAATCAAATAGAACACAATGTCTCCACCAACATCCCCTCTGCCTCGAGACATCGTTCAAAGGTCTGTGCCCTTTCCTGGGGTAAGGACCACAGAAAGTTTCCTACCGACTATGACTTCATCCTAGGTTCGGATATTGTCTATACCTCCTCCACTTATCCCGCGCTATTAGAGACTCTGCTATATCTGGCCAACGAATCAACCATCATTTACCTCTGTTCAAAATTACGAAAAGAAAACCAGTCCACCACTTTCCACGAGGAAGTTTTACCTCAGCATTTTAGCTGCCAACTTGTTCACAAAGTCGAGGACAAAAATATTAATGTGTACAAGATTAGAAAACTGAGTGCAACGACCAGAGTTGACCTGCTGatgtag